TCGCCACCGCAAGCCGGTCTACAACTTCATCCTGCGCTACGTCGGCGACAAGGAGACCGCCGAGGATCTGCTGCAAGAGACCTTCATGCGCGTCATCAAGGGCGCCGAGGCTTACAAGCGGCAGGCCAAGTTCACGACGTGGCTTTACACCATTGCGCGGAACCTGTGCGTTGATCAAACCAGACGACGCAAGCACCGCAAGCACGCCTCGCTCGACGCGCCGCTGGCCGCCGACGAGGACAGCGGCACCCTGCTCGACGTCGTCGCCGGAAACGAGATGCCGTCCGACCGCAAGACCGTCAACAAGCAGCTGCACGCCAAGCTGCAGCACGCCATCGCGACCCTGGGCGACGAGCAGCGCGAGGTCTTCCTCATGCGCGAGTTCCTCGACATGCCGTTCAAGCAGATCGCCGACGTCGTCGGCGTCCCCGAGAACACCGTGAAGAGCCGGATGCGGTACGCGCTCGAGAAGCTGCGGCTCGAGCTCGACGAGTACAAGGACCTCGCGAAG
The genomic region above belongs to Myxococcales bacterium and contains:
- a CDS encoding RNA polymerase sigma factor, translating into MLTAEPDEDLMVRYQAGEVRAFEVLLGRHRKPVYNFILRYVGDKETAEDLLQETFMRVIKGAEAYKRQAKFTTWLYTIARNLCVDQTRRRKHRKHASLDAPLAADEDSGTLLDVVAGNEMPSDRKTVNKQLHAKLQHAIATLGDEQREVFLMREFLDMPFKQIADVVGVPENTVKSRMRYALEKLRLELDEYKDLAKVAP